A single Epinephelus lanceolatus isolate andai-2023 chromosome 22, ASM4190304v1, whole genome shotgun sequence DNA region contains:
- the LOC117245970 gene encoding uncharacterized protein LOC117245970 codes for MVAALFVVFAHFWIISLCHNPQTAKPGENVPLHCHCDEDCVISLLEWSRAELKSEQFVLYFRNKFLQNYQLPSYRGRVELMDPEMKNGNASVILKNVTINDTGTYECRIGGKKTRRPKRNTPEVMNTIKLKVTEAGPEPGPEAGAGPGAGPGAGGGGGHLGLSVALVFCGVIVVGLLGFTVRKKFMRKNSEQPAAVAAGEQDPLENSNSKKDECHLNIPLNEI; via the exons aCCCACAAACTGCAAAGCCTGGAGAGAACGTCCCTCTTCACTGTCATTGTGACGAAGATTGTGTCATCAGCCTATTGGAGTGGAGCAGAGCTGAGCTGAAGTCAGAACAGTTCGTCCTCtatttcagaaacaagttcctTCAAAACTACCAGCTTCCATCTTATCGTGGTCGAGTGGAGCTGATGGATCCAGAGATGAAGAACGGAAACGCTTCTGTGATTCTGAAGAACGTCACCATCAACGACACCGGAACATACGAGTGTCgaattggaggaaaaaaaacaagacgcCCAAAGAGAAACACACCCGAAGTCATGAACACCATCAAGCTGAAGGTTACAG AAGCAGGACCAGAACCAGGACCAGAAGCAGGAGCAGGACCAGGAGCAGGaccaggagcaggaggaggaggaggacatttGGGACTGTCAGTTGCACTGGTCTTCTGTGGGGTGATTGTCGTCGGTTTGTTGGGCTTCACAGTACGTAAGAAATTTATGAGGAAGAATTCAGAGCAGCCTGCTGCTGTTGCAGCTGGTGAACAAGACCCGCTGGAAAACTCAAATTCAAAGAAAGACGAGTGCCACTTAAATATCCCTCTGAATGAAATCTAA